A window of Limosilactobacillus sp. WILCCON 0051 genomic DNA:
ATCCCTTTAGCTAAAGATCTTTTAGAGACGCTCGCGGCCAATTCCGCGGATTGCGTTGGGATGGCAGCCAATATGATCGGCGCGCCGGTTGCAGTAATTGCCGTATCTTTAGGACCAGTCAGCGTAGCCATGCTGAATCCAAAACTGACGATCAAAAAAGAGCCTTACCAGACCAAGGAAGGCTGCCTCAGTCTTGATGGTCAGCGCCCAGCAACTCGCTACCAGCAGATTGTCGTTGAATATTTTGATCTTAACTGGCAAAAACAGTCGCTTTCGTTGACTGGTTTTGCTGCCGAGGCCGTCCAGCATGAGCTCGATCATTGCAATGGCATTATCATCTAAATCATCAGAGCCGATTTATCTCAACGATTCTTTTTTGAGACGAATCGGCTTTTTATTTTTGATCTGATGCAGTTCAACCATTACGCTGACCGGTTTTTATTTTATAATATGAGCAAGGCTTGTCTAATCAGCGATCCTAAAGCAAAGGGATGGTAAGAATTGAAACATCATGAATCGATCATCGGCGAGTTAAACAACTACATCGTCCGCAACGTTACCGCTTCGGTCGGCCTTTCAATCTATATTCTGATTGATACGCTTTTTATCTCAATGGCTGCCGGAGCAATGGGCTTGACCGTCTTGAACCTGGCGCTGCCCATCTATAGTCTTTTCAGCTGTACTGGCCTGCTTTTGGGCGTGGGCGGCGCCGCTTATTTTTCATTGAACAAGATTGACCATCCGGAACGCGTTAAGACGCTTTACAGTGAACTGGTTATTTTTGCCGTTTTGCTGGGGACCGCAGTCATTATTTTAATCAATCTGTTTACACAGCCGCTGGCAACGATTCTGGGGGCCAATGATCAAACCATGGGCATGGCAATCAAATATCTGCGGCTGATGTCAATTGATGCGCCGGTTACCATGGCCAACTACATCACCGTTAATTTCGTCCGCAATGACAATCACCCCGGCTTGACCATGCGTGCTGCTTTGATTGAAAGCTTTGTCGTCATCATCTTTGACTGGTTCTTTATTTTTGGCCTGCATCTTCAGATCGAAGGGGCCGCTTTGGCAGCAGTCGTTTCGCCAGCAACCAGTCTGATTGTGCTTTCTT
This region includes:
- a CDS encoding peptide deformylase; this translates as MIKPICRNLQILAQKARPATKQDIPLAKDLLETLAANSADCVGMAANMIGAPVAVIAVSLGPVSVAMLNPKLTIKKEPYQTKEGCLSLDGQRPATRYQQIVVEYFDLNWQKQSLSLTGFAAEAVQHELDHCNGIII